A portion of the Actomonas aquatica genome contains these proteins:
- a CDS encoding mechanosensitive ion channel family protein, with the protein MASPDSQPSTEAVAAAAQATNIEPITLDRTFSILQEKLVSWFDTGVALLPNFLIAALIVVVTYAIGSVVGRVTNRVFNRAFDSGAVASLFATISRVVVIALGFFAALEMVGLQKAVVSLLAGAGIIGLALGFAFQDLAENLLAGLLMGIRKPFKPGNLIQSNDQFGFIEKLNLRNTIIRNFSGQIIYIPNKEVFKNVLINYSKSGERRIEIAVGVSYGEDLKKVTDILHEAIEGLDFRKADKDIDIFALEFGDSSINFTVRYWIDYPDGDTGYFNAIDAGIKAIKTAFDEHDILIPFPIRTLDFNARGGDTLSDHLQPIAANPEEGDEDEGETADSQPENAAASSR; encoded by the coding sequence ATGGCCAGTCCCGATTCTCAACCGTCCACCGAGGCCGTCGCCGCTGCCGCGCAGGCCACCAACATCGAGCCCATCACTCTCGATCGCACCTTCTCCATTCTGCAGGAGAAACTCGTTTCGTGGTTCGATACCGGCGTCGCCCTTCTGCCCAACTTTCTCATCGCCGCGCTCATCGTGGTGGTCACCTATGCAATCGGCTCCGTCGTCGGTCGCGTCACGAACCGCGTTTTTAACCGCGCCTTCGATTCCGGCGCCGTGGCCAGCCTCTTCGCCACCATCTCCCGCGTGGTGGTCATTGCCCTCGGTTTCTTCGCCGCCCTTGAAATGGTGGGTCTGCAAAAAGCGGTCGTGTCCCTGCTCGCCGGCGCCGGCATCATCGGCCTGGCCCTCGGCTTCGCCTTTCAAGACCTCGCCGAGAATCTGTTGGCAGGTCTGCTCATGGGCATCCGCAAACCCTTCAAGCCCGGCAATCTGATCCAGTCGAATGACCAGTTCGGCTTCATTGAGAAGCTCAACCTGCGCAACACCATCATTCGCAACTTCTCCGGCCAGATCATCTACATCCCCAACAAAGAGGTCTTCAAAAACGTCCTCATCAACTACTCCAAGTCCGGCGAGCGCCGCATCGAAATCGCCGTCGGCGTCTCCTACGGCGAAGACCTCAAGAAGGTCACCGACATTCTGCACGAGGCGATCGAAGGACTTGATTTTCGCAAAGCCGACAAGGACATCGACATCTTCGCCCTCGAGTTCGGTGACAGCTCCATCAATTTCACCGTGCGCTACTGGATCGATTACCCCGATGGCGACACCGGCTACTTCAACGCCATCGACGCCGGCATCAAAGCCATCAAGACGGCCTTCGACGAACACGACATCCTGATTCCGTTCCCGATCCGCACGCTCGATTTCAACGCTCGGGGCGGCGACACCCTGAGCGATCACCTCCAACCCATCGCCGCCAATCCCGAAGAAGGTGACGAAGACGAGGGCGAAACCGCAGACAGTCAACCGGAGAACGCCGCGGCGTCCTCCCGCTAG